The genome window TTCCTAATGGAGTTAATTGTACCTGTGACGCAATCGTGCTTCTTTGCAGATATTACTCTACTGATAATCGATGAGTGTCACAACACCCACAAGGAATCGGTCTACAACAAGGTGATGGCGTGCTATGTGGAGAAGAAGTTGAAAAGAGAACTCCCATTGCCACAGATCTTGGGTCTCACTGCTTCACCGGGAACAGGAGGCGCCAAGACCCTGGAAAAGGCCGTGGACCATGTTCTGGAGGTCAGGGTTCAGCTCGTCCCTTTAGGTTTCCACTCAATGTGTCACTAATATGATTTAGTCTTTCTGATCAtcaccttcctctccttctcagATTTGTGCAAACCTGGACTCAGCCATAGTTTCGACTAAAAACTGTGTGTCCGAGCTGAAGCAGAAGGTACCCAGACCCGTCAAGCAGTTTGACATTGTGGACAAAAGGCTTGAGGTAAACTCTGTTTGCTCTTTGCTCTCTAAAACAACtaatatttccatttaaaagCATATGCTGTGGTAGACAGAAATGATGCTATCCAATATCATTAGACCTGACCtgcgtacacaaacacaaaacataaaacaatgtgAAAGATGTGATAATCTGCACTGCCatgtcattcatatttacaacctTGCTGCTTAACGTTTCTACTGCTCCATGTATATTTCACACTGTACATATTATTCTTATTTATATATAGCACATAGAtatactctgcactttatctGCCTCTTGCACCTCTGGTTAGATGCTGaactgcatttcgttgtctGGTACCTGTACTATTGTCTAGGACCCATTGGGGGATCATCTTAAGCGCATGATGGAGATGATCCATGAGTACATGAATATTCCCCCGGACTTCAACCTGAGAAAGTGTGGCACACAAGAGTATGAGGCCGATGTGGTGATACTGGAGCAGAACGGTAAAAATCCATTACCTTTTGTGATGACAAGGAGAACAAGTTACTTCTGTTGAGGCCGGTAATTTGTTTTATCAGAGAGTCTttacatcttccaccgcaaactaaaaacacacctcctcagactctaccttgactaaaaaaaaattgtagcacttaaattgtacttataatggctcttatctatagcaagtcggcttatttgatgaaattgttcttttgagtttgtatccttagtattgaaatgcacttattgtaagctgctttggataaaagtgtcagctaaaggTAACGTAACGTAATGTCTTGAATAATTTGGATCAGGAGTCAAACAGAACAACCGACTGCTGGCACAATGTGCGCTCCACCTCAGACAGTACAACGATGCCCTGCTCATCAACGACACCCTGCGCATGATGGATGCTTATCGCTCCCTAAACGAGTTCTACAAAAACAAGTCGACCACAGCAATTGACGGAACAGACTACTTCTTGGCGGGACTTTTCCAAGGTAGCGCTCGAAAAAAAACGAGTTACTTGTCCATTTGTATGCACATGACTTGCATTGATGTTAAGCTCACAATGTCGTCCACACAACTCAGAGAACCAGGTGGAGCTGAAGAAACTGGCGGGAGATTCTCGCTATGAGAACCCAAAGATGGGCATGCTGGAGACCACTCTGCTAACACAGTTTGGTCCAAGTGTCAAATCGAAGGGGATCCTCTTCAGTAAGACGCGTAAAAGCATCTATTGCCTGAAAGACTGGGTCCTCGACAATAAAGCCTTGCAGGAAGCCGGCGTCAAGGCGCCATCCTCACCGGTGCTGGAAATGGTAACACTCACATGACGCAGGTGCGGACGCACACAATCCACGAGCGTTGAGTCCTTCTAATTCAAGTACGAATAGATGCGTTTCTTTTCTGCCCGACTCAGTGCTTACATGCTTCCCCCGCAGCAAAAGCAGGCGGACACGATCCGCGATTTCCGTGACGACAAAGTCAACCTCCTGATCTCCACCAGCGTGGCCGAGGAAGGCCTCGACATCCCTGAATGCAACCTGGTGGTGCGCTATGGGCTGCTAACAAACGAGATTGCCCAGCTGCAGGCCAGCGGACGCGCCAGGGCGAAAGAGAGTCGGTATTCGGTGGTCGCCGATAAAGGGGGGAAGGAAGTGAGGCGGGAGCTCACCAACGAATGTCTGGAGAAGCTGTCCATAGAAGCCATTGCTAAGGTCCAACAAATGAGTACCCCAGAGTTTCGCACAAAGGTGAGGGGCCCGCGGTGCTCCGTCCGATCTTCATCCTGTATTCTCCTCGCGTGGTGTTTCCGGTGCcaccttttgtttgtcttcgtCTCCAGATTGCCAAGCTACAAAAGGAGGCAGTTTGTTTGAGAAAATTGACGGAGGCGGgcaaaagagagaagagaggtcGCAACACTGCCGCCAGCGTCAAGCTGTTGTGCCGAAACTGTTTGAAGGTTGTGGCCTGCGGCAGCGACATCAAACTACTTGACGACATGCACTATGTCAACGTCAATCCCGATTTTGAGTGAGTTGATCTCTTCACGGTACAAGAGTATGTGCAAAAGCATTTGACGGCTAAAGTGTTTACAAAATGTCTCAACTGCTCCGATCACGGCTCATCTTTGCTCTCAGGAGACACTACACCGTCGGTGGGGAAGTGAATATCGACAAGAGCTTCGAAGACTGGGAGCCCGGGCGCACCATCAATTGTAGCACGTGCAACCAGGTACAGTGGGTCCTCTGTCAATTAAAGCTCAGTTAAGACTGTCCTGCTCGAGGCAGGTCAGCAACTGCCCGGGATGTGCGCGGGGTGTCAAATGTTATTCTTCCTTTATATTCACAGGACTGGGGATTTGAGATGAAGTACAAGAAAAGGGCCGTGCTGCCCAATGTAGCTATTAAGAAATTGGCCCTGGAGACTCCACTCCATGGCAGGATGACTGTGAAGAAGTGGAAGGACGTCCCTTTCACTGTCGAGGACTTCAGCTTGGAAAAGTATTGCCAAGACAACTACCCTGACATGTTTGACTGAGACACCTGCAGGAGAGCTCTGTGTCAGTCCCCCCCACCCGCACACTCCACATGTTACCTTTTACTGGTGTTGGATTACCTGTGCTCATTCAGAGGGACCATCGTATTCTTAAAATGTCCTGCTCACGCACTTGCATTCAttcgggggctggcgggccagTGAGGCAGCAGTGTGCCGATCATGCATGAAATTAGCGTGACAGCTTTGTTTATGCCCAAGGAACTGCCTCCTTTTCCTCCGCTTCATGCCAAGTCAAGCACAGAAACAAAGCACCCAATGAACATGGACTGTAACCATCATGAACACTCGGCGTGTCCTCACGGAGATGAACTCTCTTTAACCgttttaagatgtttttaatTAGAAACTTAGTATGCATGTAGGTGTGTCTGTGGTATGTGGATATTATGTGTACTGATTATCTGAAATAATGTGCTTATTTAAGTGTTTTACAGGATACACACTTTTAAATCATCTTTTTAATTGTAATTATGGACAGTATAAATTGACTAACAAAACCGGCCACATTTTAATAAACATTCTTCTTAAATGCCAAAAAGATTGTTTTGTAATGTCTATTAACCACTAGGTGTCAGTGTTGATCAGCCAATTAAGTCATTTTCTCCACAGTAAAAATGCGGTCGAGGAAGAAAAACTTGCAACTCTTCT of Gasterosteus aculeatus chromosome 11, fGasAcu3.hap1.1, whole genome shotgun sequence contains these proteins:
- the dhx58 gene encoding LOW QUALITY PROTEIN: ATP-dependent RNA helicase DHX58 (The sequence of the model RefSeq protein was modified relative to this genomic sequence to represent the inferred CDS: inserted 1 base in 1 codon) gives rise to the protein MAEDLELRGYQEEVVERALRGENVIIWLPTGSGKTRAAVYVAKKHLETTRGAKVVVLVNKVHLVAQLYTKEFEPYLGHGYTLVPVSGDSTEKDFFGPVLKDSDVVICTAQILYNAMTNMEETKHVELSDITLLIIDECHNTHKESVYNKVMACYVEKKLKRELPLPQILGLTASPGTGGAKTLEKAVDHVLEICANLDSAIVSTKNCVSELKQKVPRPVKQFDIVDKRLEDPLGDHLKRMMEMIHEYMNIPPDFNLRKCGTQEYEADVVILEQNGVKQNNRLLAQCALHLRQYNDALLINDTLRMMDAYRSLNEFYKNKSTTAIDGTDYFLAGLFQENQVELKKLAGDSRYENPKMGMLETTLLTQFGPSVKSKGILFSKTRKSIYCLKDWVLDNKALQEAGVKAXILTGAGNGNTHMTQQKQADTIRDFRDDKVNLLISTSVAEEGLDIPECNLVVRYGLLTNEIAQLQASGRARAKESRYSVVADKGGKEVRRELTNECLEKLSIEAIAKVQQMSTPEFRTKIAKLQKEAVCLRKLTEAGKREKRGRNTAASVKLLCRNCLKVVACGSDIKLLDDMHYVNVNPDFERHYTVGGEVNIDKSFEDWEPGRTINCSTCNQDWGFEMKYKKRAVLPNVAIKKLALETPLHGRMTVKKWKDVPFTVEDFSLEKYCQDNYPDMFD